One genomic window of Micrococcus flavus includes the following:
- a CDS encoding GIY-YIG nuclease family protein, whose translation MLDAAGLDPHEVLAIRHTYKADGLPSRAAATPERVLAYTREQHHLGKFPKEPARHWLIFMGEGGRRSRLTAVYENRGEAVAERTERHRYYDVAPVPLLASLEERLVVEWSADPVNWAKRGPLAAWFPVLEIADPTTEAFPGFDHVLLSYGDLQSMVTETRYAGWRTALEAVRGIYLIADETAGQCYVGKADGERGVLGRWEAYARDGHGGNVALRDALDLDPTQPERYTFSLLRVFGSNTPQVQIDAAEKHYKDALMTRRFGLNRN comes from the coding sequence GTGCTCGACGCCGCTGGCCTGGACCCGCACGAGGTTCTTGCCATCCGTCACACATACAAGGCGGATGGGCTTCCCTCGCGGGCCGCGGCCACGCCCGAGCGCGTGCTCGCCTACACGCGCGAGCAGCACCACCTGGGGAAGTTCCCGAAGGAGCCAGCCCGCCACTGGCTGATCTTCATGGGGGAGGGCGGACGTCGTTCTCGTCTCACCGCCGTGTACGAGAACCGCGGGGAGGCCGTGGCTGAGCGCACGGAGCGGCACCGGTACTACGACGTTGCGCCGGTGCCGCTGCTGGCCTCCCTCGAGGAGCGCCTGGTGGTGGAGTGGTCCGCAGACCCCGTGAACTGGGCCAAGCGCGGCCCCCTGGCGGCGTGGTTCCCCGTCCTGGAGATCGCCGACCCCACCACCGAGGCGTTCCCCGGCTTCGACCATGTGCTGCTCAGCTACGGGGACCTGCAGTCAATGGTGACCGAGACCCGCTATGCCGGCTGGCGCACTGCCCTGGAGGCCGTACGCGGGATCTACCTGATCGCCGACGAGACCGCGGGCCAGTGCTACGTGGGCAAGGCCGACGGCGAGCGCGGCGTGCTCGGGCGGTGGGAGGCCTACGCCCGTGACGGGCACGGCGGCAACGTCGCCCTCCGGGACGCCCTCGATCTCGACCCCACCCAGCCGGAGCGATACACGTTCAGCCTGCTGCGTGTGTTCGGCTCCAACACCCCGCAGGTGCAGATCGACGCCGCGGAGAAGCACTACAAGGACGCGCTCATGACGCGTCGGTTCGGACTGAACCGGAACTGA
- a CDS encoding alpha/beta fold hydrolase, with amino-acid sequence MRALQVTTSDGTRLHVLDSGGAGPAVLLLHGLAGYAGEWAQVAERLAGACRVVAFDQRGHGSSTRRPADLSRTAHVDDVVAVADALGLERFTLVGQSMGAHTALLAAAAHPARVGRLVLIEGGVGGEGPEATADVIDWFRAWPIPFATVDDAVAHLGGGPAARVWTEGLEETDAGWVPRFDVDVLEAALRPVHERPRWEEWGQITAPTLLITGENGYVPAGELDEMRRRRPDVRHVQVPGAGHDVHLEAPERVAELVRGFVA; translated from the coding sequence ATGAGGGCGCTGCAGGTCACCACTTCCGACGGCACCCGCCTGCATGTCCTCGACTCCGGCGGCGCCGGGCCGGCGGTCCTCCTCCTCCACGGCCTGGCCGGGTACGCGGGGGAGTGGGCGCAGGTCGCCGAGCGGCTGGCCGGGGCCTGCCGGGTCGTCGCGTTCGACCAGCGCGGTCACGGCTCCAGCACCCGGCGCCCCGCGGACCTGAGCCGCACGGCCCACGTGGACGACGTCGTCGCCGTGGCCGATGCGCTGGGCCTGGAGCGGTTCACCTTGGTGGGTCAGTCCATGGGCGCGCACACCGCCCTGCTCGCCGCGGCCGCCCATCCGGCGCGTGTGGGGCGACTCGTGCTGATCGAGGGCGGCGTCGGCGGGGAGGGGCCCGAGGCCACCGCCGACGTCATCGACTGGTTTCGCGCCTGGCCCATCCCCTTCGCCACCGTGGACGACGCCGTCGCCCACCTCGGCGGCGGACCTGCCGCCCGGGTGTGGACCGAGGGGCTCGAGGAGACGGACGCCGGCTGGGTGCCACGCTTCGACGTCGACGTGCTGGAGGCCGCCCTGCGGCCCGTCCACGAGCGGCCCCGGTGGGAGGAATGGGGGCAGATCACCGCGCCAACCCTGCTGATCACCGGGGAGAACGGGTACGTGCCCGCCGGAGAGCTGGACGAGATGCGGCGGCGGCGCCCGGATGTGCGGCACGTGCAGGTGCCCGGCGCGGGGCACGACGTGCACCTGGAGGCGCCGGAGCGGGTGGCTGAGCTCGTGCGGGGGTTCGTGGCCTGA
- a CDS encoding DinB family protein: MDHKQILHDGLRRQRAALLQKLEGLSERDARLPRTPTGTTLLGLVKHAAVVELEYFGETFGRPAEVQLPWAAAGQPEEDNVDMFAAEGESLEDVLEFARRCFAHADATITALGADAPGRVAWWPDDKAEVTLAQIIAHVALDEARHAGHADILREQIDGQAGLRAPGNNLPPWDADRWAAHVDRLTAIAEGSGGPGRN; this comes from the coding sequence ATGGACCACAAGCAGATCCTCCACGACGGGCTGCGCCGCCAGCGCGCGGCCCTCCTGCAGAAGCTCGAGGGCCTCAGCGAGCGCGACGCCCGCCTGCCGCGCACTCCCACCGGCACCACCCTGCTGGGACTGGTCAAGCACGCCGCCGTCGTCGAGCTGGAGTACTTCGGCGAGACGTTCGGCCGCCCCGCCGAGGTGCAGCTGCCCTGGGCGGCGGCGGGGCAGCCGGAGGAGGACAACGTGGACATGTTCGCCGCCGAGGGTGAGTCCCTCGAGGACGTCCTCGAGTTCGCCCGCCGCTGTTTCGCCCACGCGGACGCGACCATCACGGCCCTCGGCGCCGACGCCCCCGGGCGGGTGGCGTGGTGGCCCGACGACAAGGCGGAGGTCACGCTCGCGCAGATCATCGCGCACGTCGCCCTGGACGAGGCCCGGCACGCCGGCCACGCGGACATCCTGCGAGAGCAGATCGACGGGCAGGCCGGCCTGCGCGCCCCGGGGAACAACCTGCCCCCGTGGGACGCCGACCGCTGGGCCGCCCACGTGGACCGGCTGACCGCCATCGCGGAGGGGAGCGGCGGGCCGGGCCGGAACTGA
- a CDS encoding 8-oxoguanine DNA glycosylase OGG fold protein, with the protein MPDLPACLECKPLTRAVVTGYAAKVTAEDRAAQWDAFIAAMVWGHGRVGYGPSRVERIMAQPGFEEQLADVTRIALEQGGPAAFEHIRQQRKTGAGCLKHLGAAFGTTYLSFLTRAHRGSDIAPVLDSVVRAWFAEHVEDVDVRIGDGWTYPRKYATYVETMQAWGNKLDIAPDDVERLIFLQQQDATQGSWRESWSSAVTTPESGELLEALRLALDDLGAGDDAEPHLRALEDVIAEAEDRAPDEA; encoded by the coding sequence GTGCCCGACCTGCCCGCCTGCCTTGAGTGCAAGCCGCTGACCCGCGCCGTCGTCACCGGCTACGCCGCGAAGGTGACCGCCGAGGACCGTGCCGCGCAGTGGGACGCCTTCATCGCCGCGATGGTGTGGGGACACGGACGGGTCGGCTACGGCCCCTCCCGAGTGGAGCGCATCATGGCGCAGCCCGGGTTCGAGGAGCAGCTCGCCGACGTCACCCGCATCGCCCTCGAGCAGGGCGGGCCCGCGGCCTTCGAGCACATCCGGCAGCAGCGCAAGACTGGGGCCGGCTGCCTCAAGCACCTCGGCGCGGCTTTCGGCACCACGTACCTCTCCTTCCTCACCAGGGCCCACCGGGGGTCCGACATCGCCCCCGTCCTCGACTCGGTTGTGCGCGCCTGGTTCGCCGAGCATGTGGAGGACGTGGACGTCCGGATCGGCGACGGCTGGACTTACCCCCGCAAGTACGCCACGTACGTGGAGACCATGCAGGCGTGGGGCAACAAGCTTGACATCGCGCCCGACGACGTCGAGCGGCTCATCTTCCTGCAGCAGCAGGACGCCACTCAGGGGTCCTGGCGTGAGAGCTGGAGCTCCGCTGTCACGACCCCGGAGTCAGGCGAGCTGCTCGAGGCCCTCCGCCTCGCGCTGGACGATCTGGGCGCCGGGGACGACGCCGAACCCCACCTGCGGGCGCTCGAGGACGTCATCGCCGAGGCGGAGGATCGGGCGCCCGACGAGGCGTGA
- a CDS encoding FitA-like ribbon-helix-helix domain-containing protein: protein MASIIVRGLDEDVKRRLAAQARSHDRSMEAEVRAILTREVGRPTLALALMAAGDRVGGLDDVEIPPRGDDARAVDFG, encoded by the coding sequence ATGGCATCGATCATCGTGCGCGGACTCGATGAGGACGTGAAGCGCCGACTCGCCGCCCAGGCCCGGTCTCACGACCGCTCCATGGAGGCGGAGGTACGCGCCATCCTCACCCGGGAGGTCGGCCGTCCCACGCTCGCCCTTGCACTCATGGCCGCCGGGGACCGGGTTGGCGGCCTCGACGATGTGGAGATCCCGCCCCGGGGCGACGACGCTCGGGCGGTCGACTTCGGATGA
- a CDS encoding type II toxin-antitoxin system VapC family toxin, with amino-acid sequence MIVLDTNVVSELMRSDRDRRVEAWARGLTVETAVTAITLGELLAGVRRLPEGARKDRLHSLVRDVTAPYEAQGLVLPFDAASADQYAEVLQGRRERGLPIATADAQIAAICRAHGAVCSTRNVKDFVHTGVELLNPFE; translated from the coding sequence ATGATCGTCCTGGACACCAATGTGGTCTCCGAGCTGATGCGCTCCGACCGTGACCGGCGCGTCGAGGCATGGGCCCGAGGCCTGACCGTGGAGACCGCCGTCACGGCCATCACCCTGGGGGAACTCCTCGCCGGGGTGCGACGCCTGCCCGAGGGGGCGAGGAAGGACCGCCTGCATTCGCTCGTCCGGGACGTCACCGCCCCCTATGAGGCCCAGGGGCTCGTCCTTCCCTTCGACGCCGCCTCGGCCGATCAGTACGCCGAGGTCCTGCAGGGGCGGCGCGAGCGCGGACTTCCGATCGCCACGGCGGACGCCCAGATCGCCGCGATCTGCCGCGCCCACGGGGCGGTCTGCTCCACCCGGAACGTGAAGGACTTCGTACACACCGGCGTCGAGCTGCTCAACCCCTTCGAGTGA
- a CDS encoding Abi family protein, which produces MLEQLESRRLVVPDRDRALRYLRHLGYYRLSPYTIPFQAERSTHTFAPGAEFDDVLDLYVFDRKLRLHCLDALERVEVAVRAALTDHMSTTYDDAHWYIDAAHFRDRQRHADLLDIVRRLVRSRLLGLAESGHDRIHHPSALEHYLMTYRKPELPPSWLMVESLTIGQLAGLYRNLARRSDRVAVAASVGSTDTVLTSWLQVYVRVRNICAHHGRLWNVGLGVTPMIPKSPAISWLSGAEAVPEASRQRLYPVLASLQSLLDTVSPRSRWADRLYQLLHDRPEMNLHGMGVPVGWSSDPFWSRHLR; this is translated from the coding sequence ATGCTCGAGCAGCTTGAGAGCCGGAGGCTCGTGGTTCCGGACCGGGACCGCGCTCTCCGATACCTGCGGCACCTCGGGTATTACCGGCTCTCCCCCTACACGATCCCCTTCCAGGCGGAGCGATCCACTCACACCTTCGCCCCCGGTGCCGAGTTCGACGACGTCCTGGACCTGTACGTCTTCGATCGCAAGCTGCGGCTTCATTGCCTCGACGCCCTCGAGCGTGTGGAAGTCGCGGTCCGCGCAGCCCTGACCGACCACATGTCCACGACCTATGACGATGCCCACTGGTACATCGACGCCGCGCACTTCCGCGACCGACAGCGGCACGCTGACCTTCTCGACATCGTCCGCCGTCTGGTACGGAGCCGGCTGCTGGGGTTGGCCGAGTCCGGTCATGACCGGATCCACCACCCCTCGGCGCTGGAGCACTACCTGATGACCTATCGGAAGCCGGAGCTGCCCCCGTCCTGGCTCATGGTGGAGTCCCTGACCATCGGGCAGCTGGCGGGCCTGTACCGCAACCTCGCGCGTCGCTCAGATCGTGTGGCGGTGGCGGCCAGCGTGGGGTCGACCGACACGGTGCTCACCTCGTGGCTGCAGGTCTACGTGCGCGTGCGGAACATCTGCGCCCACCACGGCCGCCTCTGGAATGTGGGCCTCGGCGTGACCCCCATGATCCCCAAGTCACCCGCCATCTCGTGGCTCTCCGGTGCCGAGGCCGTTCCCGAGGCGTCCCGCCAGCGTCTGTACCCAGTGCTCGCCTCGCTCCAGTCCCTTCTGGACACGGTCTCGCCGCGCAGCCGCTGGGCCGACCGCCTGTACCAGCTCCTGCATGACCGGCCCGAGATGAACCTCCACGGGATGGGCGTTCCGGTGGGCTGGTCCTCGGATCCGTTCTGGTCTCGTCACCTTCGATGA
- a CDS encoding DUF6176 family protein — protein sequence MRIEMERFRVRAGKEARAREWIAFLRENPETFRETLEPERMYVETIFSETVGDALYLWWYTLQGEDGAELSDSTHWLDERHAAYWRECIDPDEPSLLLTPEVHMSPERVEDAMRPLGE from the coding sequence ATGAGGATCGAGATGGAGAGGTTCCGCGTCCGCGCCGGCAAGGAGGCGCGTGCCCGCGAGTGGATCGCGTTCCTGCGGGAGAACCCCGAGACGTTCCGCGAGACCCTGGAGCCCGAGCGGATGTACGTGGAGACGATCTTCTCCGAGACCGTCGGGGACGCCCTGTACCTGTGGTGGTACACCCTCCAGGGCGAGGACGGCGCCGAGCTCAGCGACTCCACCCACTGGCTCGACGAGCGCCACGCCGCCTACTGGCGCGAGTGCATCGACCCCGACGAGCCCAGCCTGCTGCTCACCCCCGAGGTGCACATGAGCCCCGAGCGCGTCGAGGATGCCATGCGGCCGCTGGGGGAGTGA
- a CDS encoding serine/threonine protein phosphatase, giving the protein MSAIFDHLRSDDGEHVGYIAMVGDLFVPHDLLHRRRGEPMELHEAEAVLDTIGLRALAEDWLLDPADGIGDPVRVRIQEVTRTQVTIAPTVDGAVGEVAKSIDPAASITLTLPAERLRPAG; this is encoded by the coding sequence ATGTCCGCCATCTTCGACCACCTGCGCTCCGACGACGGCGAGCACGTCGGCTACATCGCGATGGTCGGTGACCTCTTCGTGCCGCACGACCTCCTCCACCGACGCCGGGGCGAGCCCATGGAACTGCACGAGGCTGAGGCTGTCCTCGACACGATCGGCTTGCGTGCGCTCGCCGAGGACTGGCTGCTCGACCCAGCCGACGGCATCGGCGACCCCGTGCGGGTGCGCATCCAGGAGGTCACGCGCACGCAGGTGACCATCGCGCCCACGGTGGACGGCGCCGTCGGGGAGGTCGCCAAGAGCATCGACCCCGCCGCGAGCATCACCCTGACCCTGCCCGCGGAGCGGCTGCGCCCGGCGGGGTGA
- a CDS encoding DNA glycosylase AlkZ-like family protein, with amino-acid sequence MDVLRAGFDGVGLDYARAEARGAEWGHLDPTEFDRFRRLASQSAGDSCLAELTDAELLRTLDLLTPDGGISLGAVLVFGTSDAMRRWAPTAEVLFQDSRPHGVEANEDLLLPLLNAFEEIEARLALRNSVTPVEVGLVRVDVPLLSESVRRESIANALVHRDYAEVGPIQVTLTGSTFSVASPGGFPRDVSPATILNRSAPRSPALANVFKRAGLVERRGKGVQDMFASQLRAGRGTPDYGRSTQRSVIVDIPLGDEDRELLIFLARRQNEGQRALTLTELRVVHEIKYGGPAGAVEAAERLRLPVADVRAAATALVETGVLESRGNGRAQRYMLTARFYELAEDRAAYLRLRPVDRIQQRRLITDYIREYGSITRSKAAELCQIAPTAARAVLKGMTEEGLLELRGERRAAHYVLPGS; translated from the coding sequence ATGGACGTCCTGCGGGCTGGGTTCGACGGCGTCGGCCTGGACTACGCCCGGGCGGAGGCGCGCGGGGCCGAGTGGGGGCACCTCGATCCAACCGAGTTCGACCGGTTCCGCCGACTGGCCAGCCAGTCGGCCGGTGACAGCTGTCTTGCGGAGCTCACCGATGCGGAACTGCTGCGGACGCTGGACCTCCTCACTCCGGACGGCGGCATCAGTCTCGGCGCGGTTCTGGTCTTCGGCACGTCGGATGCGATGCGCAGGTGGGCCCCGACTGCGGAAGTCCTCTTCCAGGACTCCCGACCCCACGGTGTGGAAGCGAATGAGGACCTGCTGCTTCCCCTGTTGAACGCGTTCGAGGAGATCGAGGCCCGCTTGGCTCTGCGGAACTCCGTCACACCCGTGGAGGTGGGTCTCGTCCGCGTGGATGTACCCCTGCTGTCGGAGAGTGTGCGGCGCGAGTCGATCGCCAATGCCCTTGTGCACCGTGATTACGCCGAGGTGGGGCCGATCCAGGTGACCCTCACCGGGTCCACGTTCTCCGTCGCAAGCCCTGGCGGGTTCCCCCGTGACGTTTCGCCGGCCACCATCCTGAACCGCTCGGCTCCCCGCAGCCCTGCCCTGGCGAACGTGTTCAAGCGCGCCGGTCTCGTCGAGCGCCGGGGCAAGGGGGTTCAGGACATGTTCGCCTCCCAGCTCCGAGCCGGCCGGGGTACGCCGGACTACGGCCGCTCCACGCAGCGGTCCGTGATCGTCGACATCCCCTTGGGTGACGAGGACAGGGAGCTGTTGATCTTTCTGGCCCGCCGGCAGAACGAGGGCCAGCGTGCACTCACCCTGACCGAGCTGCGGGTGGTCCACGAGATCAAGTACGGGGGGCCTGCGGGGGCGGTGGAGGCAGCGGAACGCCTTCGACTGCCCGTGGCGGACGTGCGCGCAGCTGCCACCGCGCTCGTCGAGACCGGCGTCCTGGAATCGAGGGGGAACGGCCGGGCGCAGCGGTACATGCTGACCGCGCGGTTCTACGAGCTGGCCGAAGACCGAGCCGCCTACCTGCGCCTGCGTCCGGTCGACCGAATCCAACAGCGGCGGCTGATCACCGATTACATCCGCGAATACGGATCCATCACCCGCAGCAAAGCCGCGGAACTGTGCCAGATCGCTCCCACGGCCGCGCGGGCGGTGCTCAAAGGCATGACGGAGGAGGGTCTCCTCGAACTGCGGGGGGAGCGGCGCGCAGCGCACTACGTGCTCCCGGGCTCGTAG
- a CDS encoding Fic family protein — protein MGTDLTTSTAVGWEQRSWTADPDDTGLRTRRARVRAAGPYRAALPARIARLDLDLPSDLATEVEEATAAVVRFDAEIRHALPGLTGEIAPINAVLLRTESASSSQIEHITAGARALALATLGERTRPNAALVAANVRAMGAATRLAVDLDEPALLAAHRALMDGQEHARPGAYRDVQGWIGGGAPTPHTAQFVPPHPERLRAGMDDLFAYLRRTDVPALVQAAIAHAQFETIHPFADGNGRTGRILVHAVLHRAGTITRMGVPLSAGLLTDTTAYFDALTAYRDGDPAPIVRRFAQAALAAVGNGRELVADLDEALTGWRERLTARRDAAVWRALAVIIAQPAVTVDHLAQALGVSRPASQRAVDQLVEAGALQPVSGQRRNRVWLATEVLACLDEFAARAGRRG, from the coding sequence ATGGGCACGGATCTGACCACCAGCACGGCCGTCGGGTGGGAGCAGCGCTCCTGGACCGCAGACCCGGACGACACCGGGCTCCGCACTCGCCGCGCTCGAGTGCGCGCGGCGGGCCCGTACCGCGCCGCGCTCCCGGCCCGCATCGCCCGACTGGACCTCGATCTGCCCTCCGATCTGGCGACCGAGGTCGAGGAGGCGACAGCCGCCGTCGTGCGCTTCGACGCCGAGATCAGACACGCCCTCCCGGGGCTCACCGGAGAGATCGCCCCGATCAACGCGGTGCTCTTGCGCACCGAGTCCGCGTCCTCGTCGCAGATCGAGCACATCACCGCGGGCGCGCGGGCCCTGGCTCTGGCGACCCTCGGTGAACGCACCCGGCCGAACGCGGCGCTCGTGGCCGCGAACGTGAGGGCCATGGGCGCCGCCACCCGACTGGCGGTCGACCTGGACGAGCCCGCCCTGCTGGCCGCCCATCGTGCCCTCATGGACGGCCAGGAGCATGCCCGCCCGGGCGCCTACCGCGACGTGCAGGGGTGGATCGGGGGAGGGGCACCCACGCCGCACACGGCGCAGTTCGTCCCGCCCCACCCGGAACGCCTGCGGGCCGGGATGGATGACCTCTTCGCCTACCTGCGGCGCACGGACGTGCCCGCCCTCGTGCAGGCGGCCATCGCCCACGCCCAGTTCGAGACCATCCATCCGTTCGCCGACGGCAACGGCCGCACCGGCCGGATCCTCGTCCACGCTGTCCTGCACCGGGCCGGCACCATCACCCGCATGGGAGTGCCCCTCTCCGCCGGGCTCCTCACGGACACCACCGCGTACTTCGACGCCCTCACCGCCTACCGCGACGGCGACCCCGCGCCCATCGTGCGGCGTTTCGCCCAGGCCGCGCTGGCCGCCGTCGGCAACGGTCGCGAGCTCGTCGCGGACCTGGACGAGGCCCTCACCGGCTGGCGCGAGCGGCTCACCGCCCGGCGGGACGCGGCGGTCTGGCGGGCCCTGGCGGTGATCATTGCGCAGCCCGCCGTGACCGTGGATCACCTGGCCCAGGCGCTGGGGGTCTCGCGCCCGGCGTCCCAGCGGGCCGTGGACCAGCTCGTCGAGGCCGGTGCGCTGCAGCCCGTCTCCGGTCAGCGGCGGAACCGGGTGTGGCTGGCCACCGAGGTGCTCGCCTGCCTGGACGAGTTCGCCGCGCGTGCGGGCCGGCGCGGGTGA
- a CDS encoding GNAT family N-acetyltransferase, translating to MPTPFADLAARRGVAFPRRTERLTLTPFVADDADAVFAFCRLEEVWTWTSGRAESAAELRESYLATGDQLTVRAGEAIIGVGKLAVQDAWSQGGPREEARDAQAEIGWTIDPAHAGRGYATELADALLELAFTGLGVRRVEAGAFADNAPSLRVMEKIGLRHEGTFTEESLHLTRGWLDGVTYAMLASEFDARG from the coding sequence ATGCCCACCCCCTTCGCCGACCTCGCCGCGCGCCGCGGCGTCGCCTTCCCGCGGCGCACCGAGCGGCTGACGCTCACCCCGTTCGTCGCCGACGACGCCGACGCCGTCTTCGCCTTCTGCCGCCTCGAGGAGGTGTGGACGTGGACGTCCGGCCGGGCCGAGTCCGCCGCGGAGCTGCGGGAGAGCTACCTCGCCACGGGCGACCAGCTGACGGTGCGGGCCGGCGAGGCGATCATCGGCGTCGGGAAGCTGGCCGTGCAGGACGCGTGGAGCCAGGGCGGGCCGCGCGAGGAGGCCCGGGACGCGCAGGCGGAGATCGGCTGGACCATCGACCCGGCCCACGCCGGGCGGGGTTACGCCACCGAACTCGCCGACGCCCTGCTGGAGCTCGCCTTCACGGGCCTGGGCGTGCGCCGGGTGGAGGCGGGGGCCTTCGCGGACAACGCGCCCAGCCTGCGCGTCATGGAGAAGATCGGCCTGCGTCACGAGGGCACCTTCACGGAGGAGTCGCTGCACCTCACCCGCGGCTGGCTCGACGGCGTCACCTACGCGATGCTCGCCTCGGAGTTCGACGCGCGGGGCTGA
- a CDS encoding helix-turn-helix transcriptional regulator: MALEHRIKELRTRNGLSQAALADRLHVSRQAVTKWEAGRGIPDVDNLRAMAALFGVSVDHLLDGAGDAAGPAALRHAVDVRSLEPYKPAGRPLGAKSHRAVREAYPGAVIYPLARMRSNNRVQEFLEWGMMLAFDTPYGLFGVSDSLSNRDAYYLVEERNRHVLARVTPQGVEGRELPEPVTGRTFTLGADRFRRTSRSL, translated from the coding sequence ATGGCACTCGAACACCGCATCAAGGAGCTCCGCACTCGCAACGGGCTCTCCCAGGCCGCGCTCGCGGATCGGCTGCACGTCTCCCGTCAGGCCGTCACGAAGTGGGAGGCGGGGCGCGGCATTCCGGACGTGGACAACCTGCGAGCGATGGCCGCCCTGTTCGGCGTCAGCGTGGACCATCTGCTGGACGGCGCCGGGGACGCCGCGGGGCCCGCCGCGCTGCGCCACGCCGTCGACGTCAGATCCCTCGAGCCCTACAAGCCGGCCGGCCGGCCCCTGGGTGCCAAGAGTCACCGGGCTGTGCGCGAGGCCTACCCCGGCGCGGTCATCTACCCCCTCGCGCGGATGCGGTCGAACAACCGAGTGCAGGAGTTCCTCGAGTGGGGGATGATGCTCGCCTTCGACACCCCCTACGGGCTCTTCGGGGTCAGCGACAGCCTCAGCAACCGGGACGCCTACTACCTGGTTGAGGAGAGGAACCGTCACGTGCTCGCGCGGGTCACGCCCCAGGGCGTCGAAGGTCGCGAGCTGCCCGAACCCGTCACGGGCCGCACATTCACCCTCGGGGCGGACCGGTTCCGGCGCACGAGCCGCTCGCTCTGA
- a CDS encoding DUF6226 family protein: MNTSHLRAEVERRYAALDLPAWPAPRPDGAPPANKEYSRVTDPQRYRIAGARARLWAEVLGEAGAAVEPDPVQSIPVGGAPERAEPVHRAVQVAPPAGVTGAAPWWLLESDVPQEDGGVLPLLRVAVGRPDLVHDSLPDCGCDACDGGSADLLEGVDDAIVRAVGAGVTLTGHHGLRRGEWQLRWYASGQAVGSDTPLGWTFDELVRACEQIAQGGRPALPRGTEVSVRATWFPGS, encoded by the coding sequence ATGAACACGTCGCACCTGCGCGCCGAGGTCGAGCGGCGGTACGCGGCCCTCGACCTGCCCGCCTGGCCCGCGCCTCGGCCCGACGGCGCCCCGCCGGCGAACAAGGAGTACTCGCGCGTGACGGATCCGCAGCGGTACCGGATCGCCGGTGCCCGCGCCCGACTGTGGGCCGAGGTCCTGGGGGAGGCGGGGGCCGCCGTCGAGCCGGATCCGGTGCAGAGCATCCCGGTCGGGGGTGCACCCGAGCGGGCCGAGCCCGTGCACCGGGCGGTGCAGGTGGCCCCGCCCGCTGGGGTGACCGGCGCGGCCCCGTGGTGGCTGCTGGAGTCAGATGTCCCGCAGGAGGACGGCGGCGTCCTCCCCCTGCTCCGCGTGGCCGTGGGGCGGCCGGACCTGGTGCACGATTCGTTGCCCGACTGCGGCTGCGATGCCTGCGACGGCGGCTCGGCCGACCTGCTCGAGGGCGTCGACGACGCAATCGTGCGGGCGGTGGGCGCCGGCGTGACGTTGACCGGTCACCACGGGCTGCGACGTGGGGAGTGGCAGCTGCGCTGGTACGCCTCCGGCCAGGCCGTGGGCAGCGACACACCGCTGGGGTGGACGTTCGACGAGCTCGTCCGGGCCTGCGAGCAGATCGCGCAGGGTGGCCGGCCTGCACTGCCTCGCGGCACGGAGGTGAGCGTCCGGGCAACGTGGTTCCCCGGATCCTGA